From the genome of Fusarium oxysporum f. sp. lycopersici 4287 chromosome 3, whole genome shotgun sequence, one region includes:
- a CDS encoding endoglucanase has protein sequence MPSFTSKTLLAAVAGAMGVAAHGHVSQINVAGTVYEGYDAPTAPYYSTPKTLIAWSTTATDNGYVTPDAFSSADIICHRGAKNAKGHAKVKAGDQIYIKWTNWPESHKGPVIDMLASCGSAGCEAVDKETLKFFKIDEVGLVKAGNPGTYGSDELIANDNGWLVQIPENIKAGAYVLRHEIIALHGGFQENGAQNYPQCFNLEIEGSGTEQPEGILGTELYKPDDKGIKFDIYSNPTSYPIPGPALTKGAVEVTQGKLAEKSQGTPTTDYDSGSDSGSGSGSAAPATPSKTEAPVAGISAAAPVETSSAAQEPSTPVQTSAPATPKPAKTGCKSKRSSKKARRHARDLMN, from the coding sequence ATGCCTTCTTTCACCTCAAAGACTCTTCTCGCCGCCGTTGCTGGTGCCATGGGCGTTGCTGCCCACGGTCACGTTTCCCAGATCAACGTTGCTGGCACCGTCTACGAAGGCTACGATGCCCCCACTGCTCCCTACTACTCGACCCCCAAGACCCTCATCGCCTGGTCAACTACCGCTACCGACAACGGTTATGTCACCCCTGATGCCTTCAGCTCTGCAGACATCATTTGCCACCGCGGTGCTAAGAACGCCAAGGGCCacgccaaggtcaaggccgGTGACCAGATCTACATCAAGTGGACCAACTGGCCCGAGAGCCACAAGGGACCTGTCATTGACATGTTGGCCTCTTGCGGTTCTGCCGGCTGTGAGGCCGTAGACAAGGAGAccctcaagttcttcaagatcGACGAGGTTGGTCTCGTCAAGGCCGGTAACCCCGGCACCTACGGCTCTGACGAGCTCATTGCCAACGACAACGGCTGGCTCGTTCAGATCCCTGAGAACATCAAGGCCGGTGCCTATGTCCTCCGTCACGAGATCATTGCTCTCCATGGTGGTTTCCAAGAGAACGGTGCCCAGAACTACCCTCAGTGCTTCAACCTCGAGATCGAAGGTTCCGGCACTGAGCAGCCCGAGGGTATTCTTGGAACTGAGCTGTACAAGCCCGACGACAAGGGCATCAAGTTCGACATCTACAGCAACCCTACCAGCTATCCCATCCCCGGCCCTGCTCTGACCAAGGGTGCTGTTGAGGTCACCCAGGGCAAGCTCGCTGAGAAGTCCCAGGGTACTCCCACCACTGACTACGATTCCGGTTCTGACTCtggctccggctccggctctGCCGCTCCCGCTACTCCCTCTAAGACTGAGGCTCCCGTCGCTGGTATCTCCGCTGCTGCTCCCGTTGAGACTTCCTCTGCCGCCCAGGAGCCTTCCACTCCTGTCCAGACTTCTGCCCCTGCTACCCCTAAACCCGCCAAGACTGGCTGCAAGTCTAAGCGCAGCAGCAAGAAGGCTCGCCGTCACGCTCGCGACCTCATGAACTAA